The Apodemus sylvaticus chromosome 5, mApoSyl1.1, whole genome shotgun sequence genome has a segment encoding these proteins:
- the Raly gene encoding RNA-binding protein Raly isoform X1, with protein sequence MSLKIQTSNVTNKNDPKSINSRVFIGNLNTAVVKKSDVETIFSKYGRVAGCSVHKGYAFVQYANERHARAAVLGENGRVLAGQTLDINMAGEPKPNRPKGLKRAATAIYSGYSFGYDYYQDYFCARLFDYRGRLSPVPVPRAVPVKRPRVTVPLVRRVKTTIPVKLFSRSTAITTGSAKIKLKSSELQTIKTELTQIKSNIDALLGRLEQIAEEQKANPDGKKKGDNSSSGGGGGSSGGGGSGSGGGGSIGGGSSSRPPAPQEDTASEAGTPQGEVQTRDDGDEEGLLTHSEEELEHSQDTDAEDGALQ encoded by the exons ATGTCCTTGAAGATTCAGACCAGCAATGTAACCAACAAGAATGACCCTAAGTCCATCAACTCTAGGGTCTTCATTGGGAATCTAAACACAGCTGTGGTAAAGAAGTCAGATGTGGAGACCATCTTTTCCAAATATGGCCGTGTGGCTGGCTGTTCTGTGCACAAAGGCTATGCTTTTGTCCAGTATGCCAATGAGCGCCATGCCCGGGCAGCTGTGCTGGGAGAGAATGGGCGGGTGCTGGCTGGACAGACCCTGG acatcaacatggctgGAGAGCCCAAGCCTAATAGACCCAAGGGGCTAAAGAGAGCAGCAACTGCCATCTACAG TGGCTACAGCTTTGGCTATGATTACTACCAAGACTACTTCTGTGCCAG GCTGTTTGATTATCGAGGCCGCCTTTCTCCAGTGCCTGTGCCCAGGGCAGTTCCAGTGAAGCGTCCCCGTGTTACGGTCCCTTTGGTTCGACGTGTCAAAACTACAATACCCGTCAAGCTCTTCTCCCGTTCCACAGCTATCACTACTGGCTCAGCCAAAATCAAGT TAAAGAGTAGTGAGCTACAGACCATCAAAACAGAGCTGACGCAGATCAAGTCCAACATCGATGCCCTGCTGGGTCGTCTGGAACAGATTGCTGAGGAACAGAAGGCCAACCCAG ATGGCAAGAAGAAGGGTGACAATAGCAGCAGTGGTGGAGGAGGGGGCAGCAGTGGTGGAGGTGGAAGTGGCAGTGGAGGTGGTGGCAGCatcggcggtggcagcagcagccgGCCACCAGCCCCCCAAGAAGACACGGCTTCTGAAGCGGGCACACCCCAAGGAGAAGTCCAAACTCGAGATGATGGTGATGAGGAGGGACTGCTAACACATAGCGAGGAGGAGCTG GAGCACAGCCAGGACACCGATGCAGAAGATGGAGCCTTGCAGTAA
- the Raly gene encoding RNA-binding protein Raly isoform X2 produces MSLKIQTSNVTNKNDPKSINSRVFIGNLNTAVVKKSDVETIFSKYGRVAGCSVHKGYAFVQYANERHARAAVLGENGRVLAGQTLDINMAGEPKPNRPKGLKRAATAIYRLFDYRGRLSPVPVPRAVPVKRPRVTVPLVRRVKTTIPVKLFSRSTAITTGSAKIKLKSSELQTIKTELTQIKSNIDALLGRLEQIAEEQKANPDGKKKGDNSSSGGGGGSSGGGGSGSGGGGSIGGGSSSRPPAPQEDTASEAGTPQGEVQTRDDGDEEGLLTHSEEELEHSQDTDAEDGALQ; encoded by the exons ATGTCCTTGAAGATTCAGACCAGCAATGTAACCAACAAGAATGACCCTAAGTCCATCAACTCTAGGGTCTTCATTGGGAATCTAAACACAGCTGTGGTAAAGAAGTCAGATGTGGAGACCATCTTTTCCAAATATGGCCGTGTGGCTGGCTGTTCTGTGCACAAAGGCTATGCTTTTGTCCAGTATGCCAATGAGCGCCATGCCCGGGCAGCTGTGCTGGGAGAGAATGGGCGGGTGCTGGCTGGACAGACCCTGG acatcaacatggctgGAGAGCCCAAGCCTAATAGACCCAAGGGGCTAAAGAGAGCAGCAACTGCCATCTACAG GCTGTTTGATTATCGAGGCCGCCTTTCTCCAGTGCCTGTGCCCAGGGCAGTTCCAGTGAAGCGTCCCCGTGTTACGGTCCCTTTGGTTCGACGTGTCAAAACTACAATACCCGTCAAGCTCTTCTCCCGTTCCACAGCTATCACTACTGGCTCAGCCAAAATCAAGT TAAAGAGTAGTGAGCTACAGACCATCAAAACAGAGCTGACGCAGATCAAGTCCAACATCGATGCCCTGCTGGGTCGTCTGGAACAGATTGCTGAGGAACAGAAGGCCAACCCAG ATGGCAAGAAGAAGGGTGACAATAGCAGCAGTGGTGGAGGAGGGGGCAGCAGTGGTGGAGGTGGAAGTGGCAGTGGAGGTGGTGGCAGCatcggcggtggcagcagcagccgGCCACCAGCCCCCCAAGAAGACACGGCTTCTGAAGCGGGCACACCCCAAGGAGAAGTCCAAACTCGAGATGATGGTGATGAGGAGGGACTGCTAACACATAGCGAGGAGGAGCTG GAGCACAGCCAGGACACCGATGCAGAAGATGGAGCCTTGCAGTAA